A region of the Arenibacter antarcticus genome:
TCGATCTCGGTATCCAGATTCCTTTAAAATTTCTATCTGATTTTTCCGTAACCATGGGGATTCAATTATTTCCTGTTCTTCAACAGGGACTCATTGAACTGGTGCTCCAAGGTCTCATCAGAAAGATGGGGTTCCCCCAATAGCCAAGCGTCAATGGCATCTTTGTCAAAGAATTTCTGACGGATATGGGGATTGTTGCCCATGGGGATCAACTTTAGTTGGGTCAGTTTGTAGATCTTGCTTTTGGAGAGTCCTGTATACAGTGCCAGGTCTTCCACGTTCATTGTTTTCTTGTTGTGGGAAAGTAGGCCCTTGATATCCGTTAAGAGGTCCACCACTTTTTCTTGTTCTTCCATGATATTTGCTTTATGGTTTCCTTCAAATTAGAGAAGGAAACAGCCCCAAAAGAAACTGGGTAAAACTTTAACTAATAAAAACGATGGTTTTTGAGGGATTGACAACGATTTTTAAAAAT
Encoded here:
- a CDS encoding AlpA family transcriptional regulator produces the protein MEEQEKVVDLLTDIKGLLSHNKKTMNVEDLALYTGLSKSKIYKLTQLKLIPMGNNPHIRQKFFDKDAIDAWLLGEPHLSDETLEHQFNESLLKNRK